The following coding sequences are from one Salvia hispanica cultivar TCC Black 2014 chromosome 3, UniMelb_Shisp_WGS_1.0, whole genome shotgun sequence window:
- the LOC125212658 gene encoding calcium-transporting ATPase 10, plasma membrane-type-like isoform X1, translating to MKDELQGSPYRRHRNDPEAGGSSRYDYDDDDAGSPFSIVRTKRAPIDKLRRWRQAALVLNASRRFRYTLDLKKEEERKELIAKIRMHAQVVRAAVLFQEAGTGLNVSTPAKLPSSPTRVGEFGISSEELVAMSREHDLSFLQQSGGVKGVAEKLKCNVEKGVTADEADLIERKKAFGSNTYPRKKGRSFWMFVWEACRDTTLIILMVAAAASLALGIKTEGIKEGWYDGGSIAMAVLIVIIFTAVSDYRQSLQFQNLNEEKQNIQMEVVRGGRRIKVSIFDIVVGDVVPLKIGDQVPADGLVISGHSLSIDESSMTGESKIVHKDPTRSPFLMSGCKVADGYGAMLVTSVGINTEWGLLMASISEDNGEETPLQVRLNGVATFIGMVGLAVAAAVLIILVVRFFTGNTKDPDGTVQFIAGKTKVGDAVDGFIKIFTVAVTIVVVAVPEGLPLAVTLTLAYSMKKMMADKALVRRLSACETMGSATTICSDKTGTLTLNQMTVVEAYVCGKKTDSPDNKSLLPPRMISLLIEGIAQNTTGSVFLTEGGAMEISGSPTEKAILQWAVNLGMDFGASRSDSAIIHAFPFNSEKKRGGVALKLSNSEIRVHWKGAAEIVLASCTHYIDADDNVVEMDEDKLSLFREAIEDMAKESLRCVAIAYRTCGMDEVPTTEEELENWQLPEGDLILLAIVGIKDPCRPGVRDAVQLCVNAGVKVRMVTGDNLQTARAIALECGILGSNADATEPNLIEGKTFRNMTESQRLEVADRISVMGRSSPNDKLLLVQALRRKEHVVAVTGDGTNDAPALHEADIGLAMGIQGTEVAKESSDIIILDDNFASVVKVVRWGRSVYANIQKFIQFQLTVNVAALVINVAAAVSSGNVPLNAVQLLWVNLIMDTLGALALATEPPTDHLMGRPPVGRREPLITNIMWRNLLIQALYQVTVLLVLNFRGKSILNLKNDTSDHAFKVKNTLIFNAFVFCQIFNEFNARKPDEINVWKGVTKNILFMGIVGIEVVLQVMIIFFLGKFTSTVRLSWKLWLVSLTIGFISWPLAMVGKLVPVPERNFSEYFRKRSSKKKHFNDKEDVASLEGHAG from the exons ATGAAGGACGAATTGCAAGGCTCGCCGTACAGGCGCCACCGCAACGACCCCGAAGCCGGCGGCAGCAGCCGCTATGACtacgacgacgacgacgcgGGCTCTCCTTTCTCTATTGTGCGCACAAAACGTGCTCCAATCGACAAATTGCGTCGCTGGCGG CAAGCCGCTCTTGTGCTGAATGCATCTCGGAGATTTCGATATACGTTGGATTTGAAGAAAGAAGAGGAGAGGAAGGAATTGATTGCTAAGATTAGGATGCATGCTCAAGTCGTTAGG GCTGCTGTTCTTTTCCAAGAAGCTGGTACAGGACTGAATG TATCAACTCCTGCAAAGTTACCATCAAGTCCAACTCGAGTGGGTGAATTTGGTATTAGCTCAGAGGAACTGGTTGCTATGTCCAGGGAGCATGATCTCTCATTTCTGCAGCAAAGCGGAGGG GTTAAAGGAGTGGCTGAGAAGTTAAAGTGCAATGTGGAGAAAGGTGTCACTGCTGATGAGGCTGACCTTATAGAGCGAAAGAAAGCTTTTGGATCAAACACATATCCTCGAAAAAAAGGACGAAGTTTCTGG ATGTTTGTCTGGGAAGCTTGTCGAGATACAACGCTCATCATTTTGATGGTTGCTGCAGCTGCTTCGCTAGCACTAGGCATAAAGACTGAG GGTATAAAAGAAGGTTGGTATGATGGAGGGAGCATTGCCATGGCTGTTCTCATAGTCATCATATTTACTG CCGTAAGCGACTACAGGCAGTCTCTACAATTTCAAAACTTAAATGAGGAGAAACAAAACATTCAAATGGAG GTGGTCAGGGGTGGGCGCAGAATTAAGGtttcaatatttgatataGTGGTTGGTGATGTTGTGCCTCTCAAAATTGGTGATCAG GTTCCAGCTGATGGACTGGTCATCTCTggccactctctctcaattgATGAATCCAGTATGACTGGGGAAAGTAAAATT GTACACAAGGACCCAACTAGATCACCTTTTCTTATGTCAGGATGCAAGGTTGCTGATGGGTATGGTGCCATGCTG GTAACAAGCGTGGGCATAAACACAGAGTGGGGTTTACTTATGGCGAGCATATCAGAGGATAATGGTGAAGAAACACCATTGCAG GTACGACTAAATGGGGTTGCCACATTTATTGGAATGGTTGGACTTGCAGTGGCTGCAGCAGTTCTTATAATCCTTGTGGTCAG ATTTTTTACTGGGAACACGAAGGACCCCGATGGCACGGTACAATTTATAGCTGGGAAAACGAAAGTCGGTGATGCGGTCGATggatttatcaaaattttcactgTTGCA GTGAccattgttgttgttgctgtACCAGAAGGTCTTCCATTGGCTGTTACCCTGAC GCTTGCTTAttccatgaaaaaaatgatggcTGATAAGGCATTG GTTAGGAGGCTATCAGCCTGTGAAACAATGGGCTCTGCCACCACCATTTGCAGTGACAAAACTGGGACTTTGACACTGAACCAG ATGACGGTAGTTGAGGCCTATGTTTGTGGGAAAAAAACAGACTCACCTGACAACAAGTCTCTGCTTCCTCCGAGGATGATCTCTTTGCTTATTGAGGGCATTGCTCAAAATACCACTGGAAGTGTCTTCTTAACTGAG GGTGGAGCTATGGAAATTTCTGGATCACCAACAGAAAAGGCTATTCTGCAATGGGCAGTAAAT CTTGGAATGGATTTTGGTGCCTCTCGATCAGATTCTGCCATAATTCATGCTTTCCCGTTTAACTCAGAGAAAAAGCGAGGTGGTGTCGCCCTAAAACTG TCAAATTCTGAGATCCGTGTGCACTGGAAAGGTGCTGCAGAAATAGTCCTTGCATCCTGTACCCACTACATTGATGCAGATGATAATGTAGTCGAGATGGATGAAGACAAG CTTTCACTTTTCAGAGAAGCAATAGAAGATATGGCTAAAGAAAGTTTGCGTTGTGTAGCTATTGCCTACAGAACGTGTGGAATGGATGAGGTTCCAACTACTGAGGAGGAACTGGAAAATTGGCAGCTACCTGAAGGAGACCTAATCTTACTTGCTATCGTTGGGATCAAG GATCCTTGTCGGCCAGGGGTACGAGATGCAGTTCAACTCTGTGTTAATGCAGGCGTCAAG GTACGGATGGTCACTGGGGACAATCTTCAAACAGCCAGAGCAATAGCCTTAGAGTGTGGGATATTAGGGTCAAATGCAGATGCTACAGAGCCCAATCTAATTGAAGGAAAGACATTTCGTAACATGACTGAGTCACAAAGATTAGAAGTGGCGGACAGGATTTCG GTAATGGGAAGGTCATCACCCAATGACAAACTCTTGCTTGTACAAGCATTGAGGAGGAAGGAACATGTTGTTGCTGTGACTGGAGATGGCACTAATGACGCTCCTGCACTTCATGAG GCTGATATTGGTCTAGCAATGGGTATTCAAGGCACAGAAGTCGCAAAAGAAAGTTCAGATATCATCATACTGGATGATAATTTTGCATCTGTAGTAAAG GTTGTCCGATGGGGTAGATCTGTGTACGCCAATATCCAGAAATTCATACAATTTCAACTTACAGTTAATGTTGCAGCTCTGGTAATCAATGTTGCGGCTGCAGTTTCCTCTGGAAATGTTCCACTCAATGCAGTACAG CTACTATGGGTAAATCTTATTATGGATACACTAGGAGCCCTTGCACTTGCCACGGAACCACCTACAGATCACCTCATGGGAAGACCTCCTGTTGGAAGAAG GGAACCTCTTATAACAAATATCATGTGGAGGAATTTATTAATACAG GCTTTGTATCAAGTAACTGTTCTGTTGGTCCTCAATTTCCGTGGAAAGAGCATTCTGAATCTGAAGAATGATACGAGTGATCATGCTTTCAAAGTGAAGAATACATTGATATTCAATGCATTTGTCTTTTGCCAG ATCTTTAATGAATTTAATGCTCGAAAGCCGGATGAAATCAATGTATGGAAAGGAGTAACAAAGAACATTCTCTTCATGGGGATAGTTGGCATCGAAGTGGTGCTTCAG gttatgattatattttttcttgggAAGTTTACTTCAACTGTTCGTCTCAGTTGGAAATTGTGGCTTGTTTCTCTTACCATTGGTTTTATCAG TTGGCCTCTTGCTATGGTTGGAAAATTAGTCCCTGTTCCAGAGAGAAATTTCAGCGAATACTTCAGAAAGAGAAGTAGTAAGAAAAAGCACTTTAACG ATAAAGAAGATGTTGCATCTTTGGAAGGTCATGCGGGATAG
- the LOC125212658 gene encoding calcium-transporting ATPase 8, plasma membrane-type-like isoform X2 has protein sequence MFVWEACRDTTLIILMVAAAASLALGIKTEGIKEGWYDGGSIAMAVLIVIIFTAVSDYRQSLQFQNLNEEKQNIQMEVVRGGRRIKVSIFDIVVGDVVPLKIGDQVPADGLVISGHSLSIDESSMTGESKIVHKDPTRSPFLMSGCKVADGYGAMLVTSVGINTEWGLLMASISEDNGEETPLQVRLNGVATFIGMVGLAVAAAVLIILVVRFFTGNTKDPDGTVQFIAGKTKVGDAVDGFIKIFTVAVTIVVVAVPEGLPLAVTLTLAYSMKKMMADKALVRRLSACETMGSATTICSDKTGTLTLNQMTVVEAYVCGKKTDSPDNKSLLPPRMISLLIEGIAQNTTGSVFLTEGGAMEISGSPTEKAILQWAVNLGMDFGASRSDSAIIHAFPFNSEKKRGGVALKLSNSEIRVHWKGAAEIVLASCTHYIDADDNVVEMDEDKLSLFREAIEDMAKESLRCVAIAYRTCGMDEVPTTEEELENWQLPEGDLILLAIVGIKDPCRPGVRDAVQLCVNAGVKVRMVTGDNLQTARAIALECGILGSNADATEPNLIEGKTFRNMTESQRLEVADRISVMGRSSPNDKLLLVQALRRKEHVVAVTGDGTNDAPALHEADIGLAMGIQGTEVAKESSDIIILDDNFASVVKVVRWGRSVYANIQKFIQFQLTVNVAALVINVAAAVSSGNVPLNAVQLLWVNLIMDTLGALALATEPPTDHLMGRPPVGRREPLITNIMWRNLLIQALYQVTVLLVLNFRGKSILNLKNDTSDHAFKVKNTLIFNAFVFCQIFNEFNARKPDEINVWKGVTKNILFMGIVGIEVVLQVMIIFFLGKFTSTVRLSWKLWLVSLTIGFISWPLAMVGKLVPVPERNFSEYFRKRSSKKKHFNDKEDVASLEGHAG, from the exons ATGTTTGTCTGGGAAGCTTGTCGAGATACAACGCTCATCATTTTGATGGTTGCTGCAGCTGCTTCGCTAGCACTAGGCATAAAGACTGAG GGTATAAAAGAAGGTTGGTATGATGGAGGGAGCATTGCCATGGCTGTTCTCATAGTCATCATATTTACTG CCGTAAGCGACTACAGGCAGTCTCTACAATTTCAAAACTTAAATGAGGAGAAACAAAACATTCAAATGGAG GTGGTCAGGGGTGGGCGCAGAATTAAGGtttcaatatttgatataGTGGTTGGTGATGTTGTGCCTCTCAAAATTGGTGATCAG GTTCCAGCTGATGGACTGGTCATCTCTggccactctctctcaattgATGAATCCAGTATGACTGGGGAAAGTAAAATT GTACACAAGGACCCAACTAGATCACCTTTTCTTATGTCAGGATGCAAGGTTGCTGATGGGTATGGTGCCATGCTG GTAACAAGCGTGGGCATAAACACAGAGTGGGGTTTACTTATGGCGAGCATATCAGAGGATAATGGTGAAGAAACACCATTGCAG GTACGACTAAATGGGGTTGCCACATTTATTGGAATGGTTGGACTTGCAGTGGCTGCAGCAGTTCTTATAATCCTTGTGGTCAG ATTTTTTACTGGGAACACGAAGGACCCCGATGGCACGGTACAATTTATAGCTGGGAAAACGAAAGTCGGTGATGCGGTCGATggatttatcaaaattttcactgTTGCA GTGAccattgttgttgttgctgtACCAGAAGGTCTTCCATTGGCTGTTACCCTGAC GCTTGCTTAttccatgaaaaaaatgatggcTGATAAGGCATTG GTTAGGAGGCTATCAGCCTGTGAAACAATGGGCTCTGCCACCACCATTTGCAGTGACAAAACTGGGACTTTGACACTGAACCAG ATGACGGTAGTTGAGGCCTATGTTTGTGGGAAAAAAACAGACTCACCTGACAACAAGTCTCTGCTTCCTCCGAGGATGATCTCTTTGCTTATTGAGGGCATTGCTCAAAATACCACTGGAAGTGTCTTCTTAACTGAG GGTGGAGCTATGGAAATTTCTGGATCACCAACAGAAAAGGCTATTCTGCAATGGGCAGTAAAT CTTGGAATGGATTTTGGTGCCTCTCGATCAGATTCTGCCATAATTCATGCTTTCCCGTTTAACTCAGAGAAAAAGCGAGGTGGTGTCGCCCTAAAACTG TCAAATTCTGAGATCCGTGTGCACTGGAAAGGTGCTGCAGAAATAGTCCTTGCATCCTGTACCCACTACATTGATGCAGATGATAATGTAGTCGAGATGGATGAAGACAAG CTTTCACTTTTCAGAGAAGCAATAGAAGATATGGCTAAAGAAAGTTTGCGTTGTGTAGCTATTGCCTACAGAACGTGTGGAATGGATGAGGTTCCAACTACTGAGGAGGAACTGGAAAATTGGCAGCTACCTGAAGGAGACCTAATCTTACTTGCTATCGTTGGGATCAAG GATCCTTGTCGGCCAGGGGTACGAGATGCAGTTCAACTCTGTGTTAATGCAGGCGTCAAG GTACGGATGGTCACTGGGGACAATCTTCAAACAGCCAGAGCAATAGCCTTAGAGTGTGGGATATTAGGGTCAAATGCAGATGCTACAGAGCCCAATCTAATTGAAGGAAAGACATTTCGTAACATGACTGAGTCACAAAGATTAGAAGTGGCGGACAGGATTTCG GTAATGGGAAGGTCATCACCCAATGACAAACTCTTGCTTGTACAAGCATTGAGGAGGAAGGAACATGTTGTTGCTGTGACTGGAGATGGCACTAATGACGCTCCTGCACTTCATGAG GCTGATATTGGTCTAGCAATGGGTATTCAAGGCACAGAAGTCGCAAAAGAAAGTTCAGATATCATCATACTGGATGATAATTTTGCATCTGTAGTAAAG GTTGTCCGATGGGGTAGATCTGTGTACGCCAATATCCAGAAATTCATACAATTTCAACTTACAGTTAATGTTGCAGCTCTGGTAATCAATGTTGCGGCTGCAGTTTCCTCTGGAAATGTTCCACTCAATGCAGTACAG CTACTATGGGTAAATCTTATTATGGATACACTAGGAGCCCTTGCACTTGCCACGGAACCACCTACAGATCACCTCATGGGAAGACCTCCTGTTGGAAGAAG GGAACCTCTTATAACAAATATCATGTGGAGGAATTTATTAATACAG GCTTTGTATCAAGTAACTGTTCTGTTGGTCCTCAATTTCCGTGGAAAGAGCATTCTGAATCTGAAGAATGATACGAGTGATCATGCTTTCAAAGTGAAGAATACATTGATATTCAATGCATTTGTCTTTTGCCAG ATCTTTAATGAATTTAATGCTCGAAAGCCGGATGAAATCAATGTATGGAAAGGAGTAACAAAGAACATTCTCTTCATGGGGATAGTTGGCATCGAAGTGGTGCTTCAG gttatgattatattttttcttgggAAGTTTACTTCAACTGTTCGTCTCAGTTGGAAATTGTGGCTTGTTTCTCTTACCATTGGTTTTATCAG TTGGCCTCTTGCTATGGTTGGAAAATTAGTCCCTGTTCCAGAGAGAAATTTCAGCGAATACTTCAGAAAGAGAAGTAGTAAGAAAAAGCACTTTAACG ATAAAGAAGATGTTGCATCTTTGGAAGGTCATGCGGGATAG